In Myotis daubentonii chromosome 10, mMyoDau2.1, whole genome shotgun sequence, one genomic interval encodes:
- the WNT16 gene encoding protein Wnt-16 has protein sequence MDRAALLGLSRLCALWAALLALFPCGAQGNWMWLGIASFGVPEKLGCANLPLNSRQKELCKRKPYLLPSIREGARLGVQECRSQFRHERWDCRVAAAPSAASPLFGYELSSGTKETAFIYAVMAAGLVHAVTRSCSAGNMTECSCDTTLQNGGSASEGWHWGGCSDDVQYGMWFSRKFLDFPIRNTTGRESKVLLAMNLHNNEAGRQAVAKLMSVDCRCHGVSGSCAVKTCWKTMSSFEKIGHFLKDKYEHSVQVSDKIKRKMRRREKDQRKVPIRKEDLLYIHKSPNYCVEDKKIGIPGTQGRECNRTSEGAGGCNLLCCGRGYNTHVVRHVERCECKFIWCCYVRCRRCESMTDVHTCK, from the exons ATGGACCGAGCGGCGCTCCTGGGACTGTCCCGCCTGTGCGCGCTGTGGGCAGCCCTGCTCGCGCTGTTCCCCTGCGGGGCCCAAGGAAACTGGAT GTGGTTGGGCATCGCCTCCTTCGGGGTCCCGGAGAAGCTGGGCTGCGCCAACTTGCCGCTGAACAGCCGGCAGAAGGAGCTGTGCAAGAGGAAGCCCTACCTGCTGCCCAGCATCCGCGAGGGCGCGCGCCTGGGCGTCCAGGAGTGCCGCAGCCAGTTCCGCCACGAGCGCTGGGACTGCCGCGTGGCCGCCGCCCCCTCGGCCGCCAGCCCCCTCTTCGGCTACGAGCTGAGCAGCG GCACCAAGGAAACAGCGTTTATCTACGCGGTGATGGCTGCAGGCCTGGTGCACGCGGTGACCAGGTCATGCAGCGCAGGCAACATGACGGAGTGTTCCTGTGACACCACCTTGCAGAACGGCGGCTCAGCCAgcgaaggctggcactgggggggcTGCTCGGATGACGTCCAGTACGGCATGTGGTTCAGCAGAAAGTTCCTGGACTTCCCCATCAGAAACACCACGGGCAGAGAAAGCAAAGTGCTGTTAGCGATGAACCTTCATAACAATGAAGCTGGAAGGCAG GCTGTGGCCAAGCTGATGTCCGTGGACTGCCGCTGTCACGGCGTGTCCGGCTCCTGTGCGGTGAAAACATGCTGGAAAACCATGTCTTCTTTTGAGAAGATTGGCCATTTCCTGAAGGATAAATATGAGCACAGTGTTCAAGTCTcagacaaaataaaaaggaaaatgcgCAGGAGAGAAAAGGACCAGAGGAAAGTACCGATCCGCAAGGAGGATCTGCTCTACATCCATAAGTCTCCCAACTACTGTGTAGAGGATAAGAAAATTGGGATCCCGGGGACACAGGGCCGAGAATGCAACCGCACGTCGGAGGGCGCGGGTGGCTGCAACCTCCTCTGCTGTGGCCGAGGCTACAACACCCACGTGGTCAGACACGTGGAGAGGTGCGAGTGCAAGTTCATCTGGTGCTGCTACGTTCGCTGCAGGAGGTGTGAAAGCATGACTGACGTCCACACCTGCAAGTAA